The proteins below come from a single Panulirus ornatus isolate Po-2019 chromosome 72, ASM3632096v1, whole genome shotgun sequence genomic window:
- the LOC139748118 gene encoding uncharacterized protein: MMGDYWKTFIEAEQQKTTTREGGSWHTGEPVARLRVGLYVTVCLFLTGGVLVLSALVGVLTLRGVWWVIGPGGCVGLEAVLAGAVVTYVGQGLSNTALAQGYLVLGALSIVSFVVQMTLLALLAALGPAPSPAPLGEQGAVQAWIQLLAGAQGAMAVLVGCMVGFSILVTSCCCHAPKDNVVGVYHPR; this comes from the exons ATGATGGGGGATTACTGGAAGACGTTCATCGAAGCGGAGCAGCAGAAAACGACCacaagggagggggggtcgtggcACACCGGGGAGCCGGTAGCGCGCCTGCGCGTCGGCCTCTACGTCACTGTGTGCCTCTTCTTGACGGGCGGCGTCCTCGTCCTCTCCGCCCTCGTGGGCGTGCTCACCCTG AGGGGCGTGTGGTGGGTGATTGGCCCGGGCGGGTGCGTGGGCCTGGAAGCCGTCCTAGCGGGCGCCGTAGTTACCTACGTGGGTCAGGGTCTCTCCAACACAGCCCTGGCACAAG GATACCTGGTGCTAGGGGCGTTGTCTATAGTGTCCTTCGTCGTGCAGATGACCCTACTGGCCCTGCTGGCCGCCCTGGGCCCCGCGCCCAGCCCCGCGCCCCTGGGGGAACAGGGCGCGGTGCAGGCGTGGATCCAGCTGCTGGCCGGAGCGCAGGGGGCCATGGCCGTCTTGGTGGGTTGTATGGTCGGGTTCTCCATCCTcgtcacctcctgctgctgccacgCGCCCAAGGACAACGTGGTGGGCGTGTACCATCCCAGGTAA